The genomic window TCCCCCCAGACCCTGATACCGCAACCGGCAGCGCGCCCTGACCTCCGTCCTCCGTCCCGTTCGCGAGCTGGCCCACCGCACCGACGACGCCACGCTCCGCGACCAGCTGGAGCTGGTGCGCATCCCCGCGCCGCCATTCGGCGAGGGGGAGCGGGGCGCGAGCGTGCTGGAGCGCCTGCGCGAGGCGGGGTACCGCGATGCGTCGCTCGACGAGGTCGGGAACGTGGTCGCCACCCTGCCGGGCGAGGCGGGCGCGGAGCCGGTGGTGGTGGCCGCGCACCTGGACACCGTCTTCCCCGCCGGCACGGACGTGGAGCCGCGCCACGACGGCGGCCGCATCTACGCGCCCGGGATCACCGACAACTCGCGCGGGCTGGCGGGGATGCTGGCGGTGGCGCGGCTGGTGCGCACCGCTGGCGTCCGCACGCGCCGCCCCATCGTCTTCGTCGCGACGGTGGGGGAGGAGGGGACGGGGGACCTGCGCGGGGTGAAGCACCTCTTCCGCGAGGGGTCGCCGCTGCGCACGGCGGCGGCGTTCGTGGCGCTGGACGGCTCGGGGGTGCGGCGCATCGTGCACCGCGCCATCGGATCGCGGCGGCTGCGGGTGACGGTGGAGGGCCCCGGCGGGCACTCGTGGGCGGACCGCGGCGCGCCCAACCCCATCGTCGCGCTCGCCGCCGCCGCCGCCGAGGTGAGCACGCTCGCCCTCCCCCACCCGGAGCGCTCGTCGCTGACAGTGGCGCGCATCGGCGGGGGAACGAGCATCAACGCGGTGCCCGACGCGGCGTGGCTGGAGCTGGACATGCGGAGCGAGGTGCCCGGCGTGCTGCTGGAGCTGGAGGCGAGCGTGCGCGGGATCGTGAAGCGCGTGGTGCGGGAGGAGAGCACCGGGCGCCGCGCCGGCACGCAGGCGCTGAGCTGCGACGTGGCCGTCATCGGCGACCGCCCCTCCGGCGAGACCCCCGCCCGCTCGGAGCTGGTGCGGATCTCCACGCAGGTCACCTCGTCACTCGGCGCCCAACCGGAGCTGGTCTCCTCCTCCACGGACGCCAACGTGCCGATGGCGCTCGGCATCCCCTCCATCGCCATCGGCGTGGGCGGCGACTCGGGCGGCATCCACACCACCGACGAGTGGTTCTCCAACGACCACGGCGCCCTGGGGATCGAGCGTGCGCTGCTGATCGTGCTGGAGGCGGCGGGGGTGGTGTAGGGGCCCCCTCCCCCCGGCCCCATAGGCGCTAACTTAACGATTTTCGGACCCTCGCCAGCCCAACTTTTGTGTCGATTGGCGGCGCAAAACTAGCGATCTCCATAC from Longimicrobium sp. includes these protein-coding regions:
- a CDS encoding M20/M25/M40 family metallo-hydrolase, translating into MRIPAPPFGEGERGASVLERLREAGYRDASLDEVGNVVATLPGEAGAEPVVVAAHLDTVFPAGTDVEPRHDGGRIYAPGITDNSRGLAGMLAVARLVRTAGVRTRRPIVFVATVGEEGTGDLRGVKHLFREGSPLRTAAAFVALDGSGVRRIVHRAIGSRRLRVTVEGPGGHSWADRGAPNPIVALAAAAAEVSTLALPHPERSSLTVARIGGGTSINAVPDAAWLELDMRSEVPGVLLELEASVRGIVKRVVREESTGRRAGTQALSCDVAVIGDRPSGETPARSELVRISTQVTSSLGAQPELVSSSTDANVPMALGIPSIAIGVGGDSGGIHTTDEWFSNDHGALGIERALLIVLEAAGVV